From the Xenopus laevis strain J_2021 chromosome 7L, Xenopus_laevis_v10.1, whole genome shotgun sequence genome, the window GGACAACAAATAGTTACAGATTATGCGAATGGCAATCAGAATAAGATATTTTTCTTACCTCTCTGCAGATGCTTCATAATATTCTTCTGTACAACCCTTTCATTGCTTATTTCTGTGATGAAAGGGTGTGACAAGAGCTGCCTTGCAGATGGTCTCTCAGCAGGATTTTTCTGCAGGCATTCCTCAATAAAGTAGTGGAATTTTTCACTCCTGCAAAAAGAAATTAAGGCAAAATTATAATTGTTCTTGTTATAAATATAGTGaagattagaagtcagcactcacccatgGGATATAGTAGACAAAGGTGCAAGTCTTTGGTGGCCACTTCCACCTTTTCTGTAGACACGATCAAcaagcagacagcaccacacgttAATATtctcttaaaaagcctttattgcaaaAGGGCTTTTCTTTGGACAGAAATACAATAGCGATGTTTCAGGCTCACAATCGCCTTTCCTCAGTTTGTGAGCCTGAAACGTCACTTttgtgtggtgctgtctgcttgTTAATCatgttataaatatatctaaTTGCTCAGACTTATGGAAGTCCATGCCCATATAAAGCTCCTAGCCCATTTATACTTCACATCATTACTACACCCTATTTTCCCAATCCCTCGTCCCTCACTGTAACTTTTCCTTTGCCTATTCTCCCACCCCATTCACCCTGACTATCTTTCTTATTTGCACAACCCCTTACTCCATTGTCatttcctcactctcttcacccTCACTTCCTTTTCCATTTCCCCAACTTCCCCTCACTCTCTTTTTGTGTTTTCATGGAAATCACTCACCATTTGTTCCCTTTCAACGTAGGAGCCGGACCACGAGTAATTTGTCGGATCAAAGCCTTGTCAGGAAGTTTGTTGTATGCTATAAGATAagcaaatacaatattaaaacatgCTGACTGCTAATTACAACATTTATGGGGTtctaaaaggtgcaaagtttgataCAGATCAAATCACCTATTTCAAGCAATAAGCAGCAAGGGTTACTGCACTTGTcctacttagtgccttttattacattatgttggggttagttttttttatcattaattgATTGTAAACTTTACATAAggggcagtatcattctgtgtTACAGCATTTACTTTCtagtaacacacacatatattacgtATATACACAGTCATGATAATAATTCCTGAGAAAGTACTTACGGACACATCCTTCTGCCATGTGAATGGCTGACATTCCCAAAGACCACACATCAGCCTAGAAAACATggaggaaaagaaaataattaaaaaagactaTACACAGGAGACATACTTCTGTTTTCTATCCATCCACATTATGATAGGGCTTCTCTTTAGACTGCAGAATaggaaatacattaaaacatgcCACTTTGTACTCATATAAAACAGTTCAAGGGCTGAAGTACAGTGGGTTTCATATCTAAAGAATGACTCCAAACTGAGAAACTTCTGTTTTACATAGAGTTTGAAAATCCATTAAAGCATAAGGAGGGGGTTCTAAAATTCTTGTGCCCTGTACTTACAATACATTATGCTCCCTCAGTTCACTTACACCTTTTCATAATAGCAAAACTGGATGACAAATTTGCTTTTGAGAGGGGTATGTGAAGTAAGTGGCAAAAACACATGTAGTTACCTCATGTAGgctacatatatttaaataaaggtgGCGCTAACTCTACAAtttaaaggaagaagaagtcATCACTATACCTTATGGTCAAATTCGCCTCTCTTACTCATGCAGACAATGGCCTCTGGTGATAAATATGCCATATCTCCAGCAGGGCTATCACTTTTTCCTCCCGTGACAGCACCAccaaaatcaactgaaattgTAAGACAAAAAAGCattaattttttatgttagtTTGCAAATGCAACGCACCAATAAAAATCATGGTGATACAGAAACATTTGTGGGCAATTTTTACATGAGAAAGGATTAGTGTGCAGATGTGTTGTGTTTGCAGGT encodes:
- the LOC108697031 gene encoding traf2 and NCK-interacting protein kinase; the encoded protein is MLTEDAVVKIIDFGGAVTGGKSDSPAGDMAYLSPEAIVCMSKRGEFDHKADVWSLGMSAIHMAEGCVPYNKLPDKALIRQITRGPAPTLKGNKWSEKFHYFIEECLQKNPAERPSARQLLSHPFITEISNERVVQKNIMKHLQRGKKNILF